A single genomic interval of Streptomyces sp. NBC_00663 harbors:
- a CDS encoding glycoside hydrolase family 43 protein, with protein MTATYTNPVLDADWSDPDVLRVGDDFYLTASSFGRAPGLPLLHSRDLVNWTLVGHALERLEPASEFRTPRHDCGVWAPSLRYHDERFWIFWGDPDQGIFQINAPGIRGPWTRPHLLKVGKGLIDACPLWDEETGEAYLVHGWAKSRSGVKNRLTGHRMRADGTELLDEGKVIVDGDRIPGWFTLEGPKLYQHDGWFWILAPAGGVETGWQGAFRSRGFFGPYEERIVLEQKDTDVNGPHQGGWVRTPSGEDWFLHFQQRGAYGRVVHLQPMRWGADGWPVLGDEGAPVAVHHKPDLPPQPPAAPATDDDFPGGRFGRQWSWTANPQDGWATQHSGDGLRLTCVRSADAHDLRKLPNVLTQRLPGTPSAVEVELRLDSEEPGARAGLAVLGDAFGWIGLERGADGAVQVVHRFAEGVAERERDADHPRPAPEGRVRLRIEIGAGARCRFFYDVGDGPHPSGPVFAATPWRWVGALLGLVALAPTGNGHAGAATFTRFRITSL; from the coding sequence GTGACCGCCACCTACACCAACCCCGTCCTCGACGCGGACTGGTCCGACCCGGACGTCCTCCGCGTCGGCGACGACTTCTACCTCACCGCCTCCAGCTTCGGCCGTGCCCCCGGTCTGCCGCTGCTGCACTCGCGCGACCTCGTCAACTGGACCCTCGTCGGCCACGCCCTCGAACGCCTGGAACCGGCGAGCGAGTTCAGGACCCCGCGGCACGACTGTGGCGTCTGGGCGCCGTCCCTGAGGTATCACGACGAACGCTTCTGGATCTTCTGGGGCGACCCCGACCAGGGCATCTTCCAGATCAACGCCCCCGGGATCAGGGGCCCTTGGACCCGCCCGCACCTGCTCAAGGTGGGCAAGGGCCTGATCGACGCCTGCCCCCTGTGGGACGAGGAGACCGGCGAGGCCTACCTCGTGCACGGCTGGGCCAAGTCCCGCTCCGGCGTCAAGAACCGCCTCACCGGCCACCGGATGCGCGCCGACGGCACCGAACTCCTCGACGAGGGCAAGGTGATCGTCGACGGCGACCGGATACCCGGCTGGTTCACCCTGGAGGGCCCCAAGCTCTACCAGCACGATGGCTGGTTCTGGATCCTCGCCCCCGCCGGGGGAGTGGAGACCGGCTGGCAGGGCGCCTTCCGCTCGCGCGGCTTCTTCGGGCCGTACGAGGAGCGCATCGTCCTGGAGCAGAAGGACACCGACGTCAACGGCCCCCACCAGGGCGGCTGGGTGCGCACCCCGTCCGGTGAGGACTGGTTCCTGCACTTCCAGCAGCGCGGCGCCTACGGCAGGGTCGTCCACCTCCAGCCGATGCGCTGGGGCGCGGACGGCTGGCCGGTCCTCGGCGACGAGGGCGCCCCCGTCGCCGTCCACCACAAGCCCGATCTGCCGCCGCAGCCGCCCGCCGCGCCCGCCACCGACGACGACTTCCCCGGCGGACGCTTCGGCCGCCAGTGGAGCTGGACCGCCAACCCGCAGGACGGCTGGGCCACCCAGCACTCGGGTGACGGCCTCCGCCTCACCTGTGTCCGCTCGGCCGACGCGCACGACCTGCGCAAGCTGCCGAACGTCCTCACCCAGCGGCTGCCCGGCACGCCGTCCGCCGTCGAGGTCGAACTCCGCCTCGACAGCGAGGAACCGGGCGCCCGGGCCGGACTCGCGGTGCTGGGTGACGCGTTCGGCTGGATCGGCCTCGAACGCGGCGCCGACGGCGCGGTCCAGGTCGTGCACCGGTTCGCCGAAGGTGTCGCCGAGCGCGAACGCGACGCCGACCACCCTCGACCCGCTCCCGAGGGACGGGTACGGCTGCGGATCGAGATCGGCGCGGGCGCCCGCTGCCGCTTCTTCTACGACGTCGGCGACGGCCCGCACCCCTCGGGGCCCGTCTTCGCCGCCACCCCCTGGCGCTGGGTGGGCGCCCTGCTCGGCCTCGTCGCGCTCGCACCCACCGGAAACGGGCACGCCGGCGCGGCAACCTTCACGCGGTTCAGGATCACTTCTCTGTAA
- a CDS encoding pectinesterase family protein → MTQLQGKRLPRPGAGQGRVLAAVLGLVAALGLGAVGQAKAATPSPERSAPAVSAGKAPSAAASRWTDRPHGFASLAGGTTGGAGGKVVTVTDQASLAKYAAAEEPYVIRVSGSIAVEPFGSDIVVASDKTVIGVGDTGEIVHGELHLNPGTSNVIIRNLTIRDSYVEGDWDGKTTDFDAIQMDTVDHVWIDHNRFTHMGDGLLDIRKDSRYITVSYNQFTNHNKAFGIGWTTNVLTEMTIDHNWFHGTKQRNPSADNLAYAHLYNNYLSSQVADGDPVWTYGNWARGKTKMVIENSYYDGVQHPYQADATAELVQRGSILRNTTGRTDAWGKAFDPREFYDYRLDPAAAVPALVKRFSGPQQQIGVTLHVPADYPTVQAAVDAVPDGNAVPVTVAIAPGTYRAKVYIPAIKPNIVLHGTGQDRADTVIVYDTPAAYGGSTGSATVRIAANDVTARHLTFSNDFDEAAVELNGEQALAMKTTGDRIVFEDTAFLGNQDTLMTDSPKLTTVSRVYLRDSYIEGDVDFVYGRATTVIDRSVIRLLSRGSTTNNGYLTAASTWTGNPYGFLITRSRVVSDAPDQSFHLGRPWHPGGEPEAVAQVLIRDTELPAAVKSAPWTDMSGFSWKDARFTEYRNYGPGSEVTADRPQMSDEDARAHTVADYLAGSDGWAPYTRP, encoded by the coding sequence ATGACGCAACTCCAGGGCAAGCGCTTGCCGAGACCGGGAGCCGGTCAGGGCAGGGTGCTGGCCGCCGTGCTCGGCCTCGTCGCCGCGCTGGGCCTCGGGGCGGTGGGGCAGGCCAAGGCCGCCACCCCGTCGCCCGAGCGGTCGGCCCCGGCCGTCTCCGCCGGGAAGGCCCCCTCGGCCGCTGCCTCCCGGTGGACCGACCGGCCGCACGGTTTCGCCTCGCTCGCCGGTGGGACCACCGGCGGGGCCGGCGGCAAGGTCGTGACGGTCACCGACCAGGCCTCGCTCGCGAAGTACGCGGCGGCCGAGGAGCCGTACGTCATCCGGGTGTCGGGGTCGATAGCCGTCGAGCCCTTCGGCTCGGACATCGTCGTGGCCTCGGACAAGACGGTCATCGGCGTCGGTGACACCGGCGAGATCGTCCACGGCGAACTGCACCTCAACCCCGGTACCAGCAACGTCATCATCCGCAACCTGACCATTCGCGACAGCTATGTCGAGGGTGACTGGGACGGCAAGACGACCGACTTCGACGCGATCCAGATGGACACCGTCGACCATGTCTGGATCGACCACAACCGGTTCACGCACATGGGCGACGGGCTGCTCGACATCCGCAAGGACAGTCGGTACATCACCGTCTCCTACAACCAGTTCACGAACCACAACAAGGCGTTCGGGATCGGCTGGACCACCAACGTCCTGACCGAGATGACGATCGACCACAACTGGTTCCACGGCACCAAACAGCGCAACCCCTCGGCGGACAACCTCGCCTACGCCCACCTGTACAACAACTACCTGTCCTCGCAGGTCGCGGACGGCGACCCGGTGTGGACGTACGGGAACTGGGCGCGCGGCAAGACGAAGATGGTCATCGAGAACAGCTACTACGACGGCGTCCAGCACCCCTACCAGGCCGACGCCACGGCCGAGTTGGTGCAGCGCGGGTCGATCCTGAGGAACACCACCGGGCGAACGGACGCCTGGGGTAAGGCCTTTGACCCGCGGGAGTTCTACGACTACCGCCTGGACCCGGCCGCGGCCGTGCCGGCGCTCGTGAAGCGGTTCTCCGGGCCGCAGCAGCAAATCGGGGTCACTCTGCACGTCCCGGCGGACTATCCGACCGTGCAGGCCGCCGTGGACGCCGTTCCCGACGGCAACGCCGTGCCCGTCACCGTCGCCATCGCGCCCGGCACCTACCGGGCCAAGGTGTACATCCCCGCGATCAAGCCGAACATTGTGCTGCACGGGACTGGACAAGATCGCGCCGACACCGTCATCGTCTACGACACACCCGCCGCGTACGGCGGTTCGACCGGCAGCGCCACCGTGCGGATCGCCGCGAACGACGTCACGGCACGCCACCTCACCTTCAGCAACGACTTCGACGAGGCCGCGGTCGAGCTGAACGGCGAGCAGGCCCTCGCGATGAAGACGACCGGTGACCGGATCGTCTTCGAGGACACCGCCTTCCTGGGCAACCAGGACACCCTGATGACCGACAGCCCCAAGCTGACCACCGTCAGCCGGGTCTACCTGCGCGACTCGTACATCGAGGGCGACGTCGACTTCGTCTACGGACGGGCGACGACCGTGATCGACCGGTCGGTGATCCGGCTGCTGAGCCGGGGCTCGACCACCAACAACGGTTATCTGACGGCCGCCTCGACCTGGACCGGGAACCCCTACGGCTTCCTGATCACCCGGTCGAGGGTCGTGAGCGACGCGCCGGACCAGTCCTTCCACCTGGGCCGGCCGTGGCACCCGGGAGGCGAACCGGAGGCCGTCGCCCAGGTGTTGATCCGCGACACCGAGCTGCCCGCGGCGGTGAAGTCCGCGCCGTGGACCGACATGAGCGGCTTCTCGTGGAAGGACGCGCGGTTCACCGAGTACCGCAACTACGGCCCCGGGTCCGAAGTCACCGCGGACCGGCCGCAGATGAGCGACGAGGACGCCCGCGCCCACACCGTCGCCGACTACCTCGCGGGAAGCGACGGCTGGGCGCCGTACACCCGCCCCTGA
- a CDS encoding pectate lyase family protein, which yields MRVRQIAVVAGVLGLLCVPAHADARDISRDTLPADDGWASEGAGTTGGAAADAEHVYVVTDRAELAAALDGGSATPKIIKIAGTVDANTDDDGDHLSCADYATDGYDLDRYLAAYDPRTWGSAKPSGAQEEARQASAARQAERVTLNVGSNTTIVGLEGAVLKGANLQVKNATNVIIRNLDSRDAYDCFPVWQPNTGGLGDWKTAYDNIWLTGSNHVWVDHVTLSDKGHPDEKEPTYFGRNYLRHDGLLDITNGSDLVTVSWSRFSGHDKAMLIGNSDSATGDRGKLRVTLHHNQFESVVQRAPRVRFGQVHVYNNRYVVPTDDYRYSLGVSTESGLYAQNNAFTTLGRIEVADLVKSWNGTALHDEGTLFNGFPVDLLPIYNAYNSGSERDLTADVGWTPTLHTKIDSAERADREVARGAGAGRIP from the coding sequence ATGAGGGTACGTCAGATCGCCGTGGTGGCCGGAGTGCTGGGGCTGCTCTGCGTCCCCGCCCACGCCGACGCCCGCGACATCAGCCGCGACACCCTTCCCGCCGATGACGGCTGGGCGTCCGAGGGCGCGGGCACCACCGGTGGGGCCGCCGCCGACGCCGAGCATGTGTACGTCGTCACCGACCGCGCCGAACTGGCCGCGGCCCTCGACGGTGGCAGCGCCACCCCGAAGATCATCAAGATCGCCGGGACCGTCGACGCCAACACCGACGACGACGGCGACCACCTGAGCTGCGCCGACTACGCCACCGACGGCTACGACCTGGACCGCTACCTCGCCGCCTACGACCCCCGCACCTGGGGGTCCGCCAAGCCCAGCGGCGCGCAGGAGGAGGCCCGTCAGGCCTCCGCCGCCCGGCAGGCCGAGCGGGTCACGCTGAACGTCGGCTCCAACACGACGATCGTCGGCCTTGAGGGAGCCGTGCTCAAGGGCGCCAACCTCCAGGTCAAGAACGCCACCAACGTCATCATCCGCAACCTCGACTCACGTGACGCCTACGACTGCTTCCCCGTCTGGCAGCCCAACACCGGCGGCCTCGGCGACTGGAAGACGGCGTACGACAACATCTGGCTGACCGGCTCGAACCACGTCTGGGTCGACCACGTCACCCTCAGCGACAAGGGCCACCCGGACGAGAAGGAGCCCACCTACTTCGGCCGCAACTACCTGCGCCACGACGGCCTGCTGGACATCACCAACGGCTCCGACCTCGTCACCGTCTCCTGGAGCAGGTTCTCCGGCCACGACAAGGCCATGCTGATCGGCAACAGCGACTCGGCGACGGGAGACCGCGGCAAGCTCCGGGTCACCCTGCATCACAACCAGTTCGAGTCCGTCGTACAGCGTGCGCCGCGCGTCCGCTTCGGCCAGGTGCACGTCTACAACAACCGGTACGTCGTCCCCACCGACGACTACCGCTACTCGCTCGGCGTGTCGACCGAGTCCGGCCTCTACGCCCAGAACAACGCCTTCACCACCCTCGGCCGGATCGAGGTCGCCGACCTGGTCAAGAGCTGGAACGGCACCGCCCTGCACGACGAGGGCACCCTCTTCAACGGCTTCCCGGTCGACCTGCTGCCCATCTACAACGCCTACAACTCCGGCAGCGAGCGCGACCTCACGGCCGACGTCGGCTGGACGCCTACCCTGCACACAAAGATCGACAGCGCCGAGCGGGCCGACCGAGAGGTGGCACGCGGCGCGGGCGCAGGGAGGATCCCATGA
- a CDS encoding PmoA family protein — protein sequence MTTNDTPVLRVAGRPVGRYVTRPELAPRLSPRPYLHPVTTLAGTAVTEFSPADHLHHLGVGVAVPDVEGHNFWGGRTYVRDQGPTELDNHGAQRHNAFQLRDPDGFVEELRWVAAGGELLRERRTVAATELTDTAWALDFTFSLTNVTPDPLSIGSPATNGRPGAAYGGFFWRARKEERTPDVFTADSEGEAEVHGRRADWLALVGAGWTLVFAGATEQTRRDPWFVRTAEYPGVGSSLAHTERVPITAGDTLVRRVVTVVADGRLDRDAAAALVRKAVSL from the coding sequence ATGACGACCAACGACACCCCGGTCCTGCGCGTCGCGGGCCGCCCGGTCGGCCGCTATGTCACCCGGCCCGAGCTGGCCCCCCGGCTCTCGCCGCGGCCCTATCTGCACCCCGTCACCACCCTCGCCGGCACGGCTGTCACCGAGTTCAGCCCCGCCGACCATCTGCACCACCTCGGCGTCGGTGTCGCCGTTCCCGACGTCGAGGGGCACAACTTCTGGGGCGGCCGCACCTACGTCCGCGACCAGGGCCCCACCGAGCTCGACAACCATGGTGCCCAGCGGCACAACGCCTTCCAGCTGCGCGACCCCGACGGCTTCGTGGAGGAGCTGCGCTGGGTCGCCGCGGGCGGCGAGCTGCTGCGCGAGCGCCGGACCGTGGCGGCCACCGAACTCACGGACACCGCCTGGGCGTTGGACTTCACCTTCTCGCTGACCAACGTCACCCCCGACCCGCTGTCGATCGGCAGCCCGGCCACCAACGGCCGCCCCGGTGCCGCGTACGGCGGCTTCTTCTGGCGGGCCCGCAAGGAGGAGCGGACACCGGACGTCTTCACCGCCGACAGCGAGGGGGAGGCCGAGGTCCACGGCCGGCGTGCCGACTGGCTCGCCCTCGTCGGTGCCGGCTGGACGCTGGTCTTCGCCGGAGCCACCGAACAGACCCGCCGCGACCCGTGGTTCGTGCGCACCGCCGAATACCCGGGCGTGGGCTCCTCGCTGGCGCACACCGAGCGGGTGCCGATCACGGCCGGCGACACCCTCGTGCGCCGGGTCGTCACCGTCGTCGCCGACGGCCGTCTCGACCGGGACGCCGCCGCCGCGCTCGTCCGCAAGGCGGTGAGCCTGTGA
- a CDS encoding rhamnogalacturonan acetylesterase: MSVTRRQVTAAALGAVPLAFAATGTAQAASSRKRTLYIAGDSTAAQKYADAAPETGWGMALPFFLHKDRPVANHAVNGRSSKSFVDEGRLDVILAAIQPGDFLLIQFGHNDEKSADPTRYTEPWTTYQDCLRLYIDGARAHGARPVLATSVERRKFDAAGNALPTHGDYPAAMRALAEEEGVALLDIQALSLALWQRLGVEETKTYFNWTATEQDNTHFNPPGAIAAARLVARELLRTGVLRPRDVCRLDDEIPTSWITWPEATA, from the coding sequence GTGTCCGTTACCCGTAGACAAGTCACTGCCGCGGCGCTTGGCGCCGTTCCCCTCGCCTTCGCGGCCACCGGTACCGCTCAGGCCGCGTCATCCCGCAAGCGCACTCTCTACATCGCCGGTGATTCCACCGCCGCCCAGAAATACGCCGACGCCGCTCCCGAGACCGGGTGGGGCATGGCACTTCCCTTCTTTCTGCACAAGGACCGGCCCGTCGCCAATCACGCGGTGAACGGGCGGAGTTCGAAGAGTTTCGTCGACGAAGGCCGGCTTGATGTGATCCTCGCGGCGATTCAGCCCGGGGACTTCCTCCTCATCCAGTTCGGGCACAACGACGAGAAGTCCGCCGACCCGACCCGGTACACCGAGCCCTGGACGACGTACCAGGACTGTCTGCGGCTGTACATCGACGGCGCCCGCGCCCATGGCGCCCGGCCCGTTCTCGCCACCTCCGTCGAGCGCCGGAAGTTCGACGCGGCCGGCAACGCCCTGCCGACCCACGGCGACTACCCGGCGGCGATGCGGGCGCTGGCCGAGGAGGAGGGCGTGGCGCTGCTCGACATCCAGGCCCTGTCCCTCGCCCTGTGGCAGCGGCTCGGGGTCGAGGAGACCAAGACGTACTTCAACTGGACCGCGACCGAGCAGGACAACACGCACTTCAACCCGCCGGGCGCGATCGCCGCGGCGCGGCTCGTGGCGCGGGAGCTGCTGCGGACCGGGGTGCTGCGGCCACGGGATGTCTGCCGCCTCGACGACGAGATCCCCACGTCCTGGATCACCTGGCCCGAAGCCACCGCGTAA
- a CDS encoding Gfo/Idh/MocA family protein, translating into MSTVDIVLAGARGHGRWHLENIRRLQDKGIVRLAGICELTPLEATEIPEGLGTPEQSADFGALLDSTGARIAVICTPIPTHTDLALIAAGKGVHLLLEKPPAPSYAEFRRMADGVAAAGVACQIGFQSLGSHAVPAIRQLIDEGAIGEIAGIGGAGAWARPESYYRRAPWAGKRRLNGVDVIDGALTNPLAHAVATGLALNGSTRAEDVTGIRTELLRANDIESDDTSCVRVTTAQGRPVTVAATLCAEHPGEPYVLVHGSRGRITFWYKQDRVLLQRAGHGPEEYEHGRTDLLENLVDHLTDGTDLIVPPDVTGAFMKVVEAIRTAPDPAPLPPSAWHLVDDRRVVPGIDGLVAASADTLALFSELGASWALPKEVST; encoded by the coding sequence ATGAGCACCGTAGACATCGTCCTGGCGGGAGCACGCGGCCACGGCCGCTGGCACCTGGAGAACATCCGCCGGCTCCAGGACAAGGGGATCGTGCGGCTCGCGGGCATCTGCGAGCTGACGCCGCTGGAGGCCACGGAGATCCCGGAAGGGCTCGGCACGCCCGAGCAGTCCGCCGACTTCGGTGCCCTGCTCGACTCCACCGGCGCCCGGATCGCGGTGATCTGCACGCCGATCCCGACCCACACGGACCTCGCGCTCATCGCCGCCGGCAAGGGCGTGCACCTTCTGCTGGAGAAGCCCCCGGCGCCGTCGTACGCCGAGTTCCGCCGCATGGCCGACGGGGTCGCCGCGGCCGGGGTGGCCTGCCAGATCGGCTTCCAGTCGCTGGGCTCGCACGCCGTGCCCGCGATCCGGCAGCTGATCGACGAGGGCGCGATCGGGGAGATCGCCGGAATCGGCGGCGCCGGCGCCTGGGCCCGCCCGGAGTCCTACTACCGGCGTGCCCCCTGGGCCGGCAAGCGGCGCCTGAACGGCGTCGACGTCATCGACGGCGCCCTCACCAACCCCCTCGCGCACGCCGTCGCCACCGGGCTCGCCCTCAACGGCTCCACACGCGCCGAGGACGTCACCGGCATCCGGACCGAGCTGCTGCGCGCCAACGACATCGAGTCCGACGACACCTCCTGCGTCCGCGTCACCACGGCCCAGGGCCGCCCGGTCACCGTCGCGGCGACGCTGTGCGCCGAACACCCGGGCGAGCCGTACGTCCTCGTGCACGGCAGCCGCGGCCGGATCACGTTCTGGTACAAGCAGGACCGCGTCCTGCTCCAGCGCGCCGGCCACGGTCCCGAGGAGTACGAGCACGGCCGCACCGACCTGCTGGAGAACCTCGTCGACCACCTCACCGACGGCACCGACCTGATCGTCCCGCCGGACGTGACCGGCGCCTTCATGAAGGTCGTCGAGGCGATCCGCACCGCCCCCGACCCGGCCCCGCTGCCCCCAAGCGCCTGGCACCTCGTGGACGACCGCCGGGTGGTGCCCGGCATCGACGGCCTCGTCGCGGCGTCGGCCGACACTCTCGCCCTGTTCTCGGAGCTCGGCGCCTCCTGGGCGCTACCAAAAGAGGTGAGCACCTGA
- a CDS encoding ABC transporter substrate-binding protein — protein MKINIRRSRRAAVAVALGSVLALTATACGDDGSGTGGDKGDEGSGKGKIVFWDNNGGVRTDAWKAIIADFEKANPDIDVEYVGIPSADYQSKVETAIQGGGLPDVGGVGAAMIASFSAQKVLEPVDDRLAKSSLNGKLNEDMVTSLKAAGGVDDTLYSVPTSANNGVLYYRTDLFEKAGLDEPTTWDKFYAAADKLTNAKKNEFGYTIRGGAGSIAQALDAMYGQSGLTSFWNGDKTTVNDPKNVEALEKYAALYKKDTPSADLNNDFTKMVAQWDSGTIGMLNHNLGSYQDHVKSLGADKFRGIPQPTGASGKRVQVSNPVDGIGLFKSSKNKEAAWKFIEFAVSHAENSKFNESAGQVPANNEAAKDAWISKAEPTKLAADALTDGSTTIVQLPYYLPDWGTISKADNEPNFQKVLLGKMSAKDFLDTLADQLNDAQAEWNSQKG, from the coding sequence ATGAAGATCAACATCCGCAGAAGCAGGCGCGCCGCCGTGGCCGTCGCCCTGGGCTCCGTCCTCGCCCTGACCGCCACCGCCTGCGGTGACGACGGCAGCGGCACCGGCGGCGACAAGGGCGACGAGGGCAGCGGCAAGGGCAAGATCGTCTTCTGGGACAACAACGGCGGTGTCCGCACCGACGCCTGGAAGGCGATCATCGCCGACTTCGAGAAGGCCAACCCGGACATCGACGTCGAGTACGTCGGTATCCCCTCCGCGGACTACCAGTCCAAGGTCGAGACCGCCATCCAGGGCGGCGGTCTGCCGGACGTCGGCGGTGTCGGCGCGGCGATGATCGCCAGCTTCTCCGCCCAGAAGGTGCTGGAGCCGGTCGACGACCGGCTCGCCAAGTCCTCGCTCAACGGCAAGCTCAACGAGGACATGGTCACCTCGCTGAAGGCGGCCGGCGGCGTCGACGACACGTTGTACTCGGTGCCGACCTCCGCGAACAACGGTGTGCTCTACTACCGCACCGACCTGTTCGAGAAGGCGGGCCTGGACGAGCCGACGACCTGGGACAAGTTCTACGCGGCGGCGGACAAGCTCACCAACGCCAAGAAGAACGAGTTCGGTTACACCATCCGTGGTGGCGCCGGTTCCATCGCCCAGGCGCTGGACGCGATGTACGGACAGAGCGGTCTCACGTCCTTCTGGAACGGTGACAAGACCACCGTCAACGACCCGAAGAACGTCGAGGCGCTGGAGAAGTACGCCGCGCTCTACAAGAAGGACACCCCGTCCGCCGACCTCAACAACGACTTCACCAAGATGGTCGCCCAGTGGGATTCCGGCACGATCGGAATGCTCAACCACAACCTGGGTTCCTACCAGGACCATGTGAAGTCGCTCGGCGCCGACAAGTTCCGCGGTATTCCGCAGCCGACCGGTGCGTCCGGCAAGCGGGTGCAGGTGTCCAACCCCGTTGACGGTATCGGCCTGTTCAAGAGCTCCAAGAACAAGGAAGCGGCCTGGAAGTTCATCGAGTTCGCGGTCTCGCACGCGGAGAACTCGAAGTTCAACGAGTCGGCGGGCCAGGTGCCGGCCAACAACGAGGCCGCCAAGGACGCGTGGATCTCCAAGGCCGAGCCCACGAAGCTCGCCGCTGACGCGCTGACCGACGGTTCGACCACCATTGTCCAGCTGCCGTACTACCTGCCCGACTGGGGCACCATCTCCAAGGCCGACAACGAGCCGAACTTCCAGAAGGTGCTGCTCGGGAAGATGAGCGCGAAGGACTTCCTGGACACGCTGGCCGATCAGCTGAACGACGCCCAGGCGGAGTGGAATTCGCAGAAGGGCTGA
- a CDS encoding pectate lyase family protein: MDTQRWHGHVTVASVARAAAAVLGCTALVLAVTGPSAQAQGRDLARQTLPANDGWASYGTGTTGGAKADADHVYSVSTWAEFKAALAAGGDAPKIIKVKGTIDAVSEGCDAFAADGYDFDAYLAKYSPEAWGLDTDLSAEPADSPEGLRAVSAANQNKIIKAAVPANTTIVGIGKNAGFKGASLQITGVDNVIVRNLTFESPIDCFPQWDPTDGDKGNWNSEYDTAVVYGSTHVWIDHNTFTDGSHPDSAAPTYFGMLYQQHDGELDIVKGADYVTASWNVFADHDKTILIGNSDSAATTAIDRGHLKVTFHHNLFSNLVERAPRVRFGQVDSYNNHFVASDDYAYSFGIGKESQLVAEHNAFTLPDGVSAAKVLKRWNVSPLTAADNTVNGQVTDLIAVHNAEIPAETLESGAGWTPTLRTKVDPVKAVPAIVDHRAGAGNAC, from the coding sequence ATGGACACACAGAGATGGCATGGGCATGTCACAGTTGCCTCGGTGGCGCGCGCTGCTGCCGCCGTGCTCGGCTGCACCGCCCTCGTCCTCGCCGTGACCGGCCCCAGCGCCCAGGCACAGGGCCGTGACCTGGCCCGGCAGACGCTGCCCGCGAACGACGGCTGGGCCTCGTACGGCACCGGGACCACCGGCGGGGCCAAGGCCGACGCCGATCACGTCTACTCCGTCTCCACCTGGGCCGAGTTCAAGGCCGCCCTCGCCGCCGGCGGTGACGCGCCGAAGATCATCAAGGTCAAGGGGACCATCGACGCCGTCTCCGAGGGCTGTGACGCCTTCGCCGCCGACGGGTACGACTTCGACGCCTACCTCGCCAAGTACTCGCCGGAGGCCTGGGGCCTCGACACCGACCTGAGCGCGGAGCCCGCCGACAGTCCGGAAGGGCTGCGGGCGGTCTCCGCCGCCAACCAGAACAAGATCATCAAGGCCGCCGTCCCCGCCAACACCACCATCGTCGGCATCGGCAAGAACGCGGGCTTCAAGGGCGCCAGCCTCCAGATCACCGGCGTCGACAACGTCATCGTCCGCAATCTGACCTTCGAGAGCCCGATCGACTGCTTCCCGCAGTGGGACCCGACCGACGGGGACAAGGGCAACTGGAACTCCGAGTACGACACGGCCGTCGTCTACGGCTCCACCCATGTCTGGATCGACCACAACACCTTCACCGACGGCTCCCACCCCGACAGCGCCGCGCCGACCTACTTCGGCATGCTCTACCAGCAGCACGACGGTGAGCTGGACATCGTCAAGGGCGCCGACTACGTCACCGCCTCCTGGAACGTCTTCGCCGACCACGACAAGACGATCCTCATCGGCAACAGCGACAGCGCCGCGACCACGGCGATCGACCGGGGCCACCTGAAGGTGACGTTCCACCACAACCTGTTCTCGAACCTGGTCGAGCGCGCGCCGCGGGTCCGCTTCGGGCAGGTCGACTCGTACAACAACCACTTCGTGGCGAGCGACGACTACGCCTACAGCTTCGGCATCGGCAAGGAGTCCCAGCTCGTCGCCGAGCACAACGCGTTCACGCTGCCGGACGGGGTCAGCGCCGCCAAGGTGCTCAAGCGGTGGAACGTCTCGCCGCTGACCGCCGCCGACAACACCGTGAACGGCCAGGTCACCGACCTGATCGCCGTCCACAATGCGGAGATCCCGGCCGAGACCCTGGAGTCCGGCGCCGGCTGGACGCCCACCCTGCGCACCAAGGTCGACCCGGTCAAGGCGGTCCCGGCGATCGTCGACCACCGCGCGGGCGCCGGCAACGCCTGCTGA